The Nitrospira sp. genome segment TCCATATGAATCTTGGAGAGTCATCGGCTGGAAAGTTGATGGGGCTTTCAGCGTATGGGAGGCCGGTATTCTACGACAGAAAGTTTGTAGGTAATAAGAACGACTTAGTAAGCCTGACCAAAGAGACGGAACCGGCCCATATCATCGAGCAGTGGCTCTATCACTGCCTGTCACTTGCGAAAGATTTGGGATACGATTTGGAGCCGTTCGGGGATGTTGGCAGGATGACGGCTCCGGTAAATGCTGATATTGCCGCAAGTACGCAAAAACTGTTTGAGGAAAATGTGCTGGCGCTAACCGAAGTCTTGCACAACTATTTGCGGCAAGAGGGGATTGTCGTCGACAATTTATGCCTTTCAGGTGGATCGGCTCTTAATTGTCCGGCGAATAGTCGTGTCGTTCGTGAAGCACGTTTCAAGAATGTGTTCGTTGAGCCGGGATGTGACGATAGTGGATTGGCGATCGGCGCCGTACTGAACTGTTATTACAATCTGTTGGATCAACCCTTGCTGCGAAAGGCCAAAGGCAGCTTCAGCTCTCCATCCCTGGGTCCGCGTGTCGCGGAAGCTGAAATTCTGTCAGCGATCGAGAGCTTCAAGGAACAAATCATTTTTGAGAAAACAGATGATTGGGCACGTGATGCGGCATATGAGCTCGAAAGCAATCGTGTCATAGGTTGGTTCTATGGGCGAAGTGAAGTCGGGCCACGTGCATTAGGCCATCGCTCAATTCTTGCCGATGCTCGCGATCTCAGGAACTGGGAACGGGTCAACAAGATCAAGCGCCGGGAACTCTGGCGACCATTCGCCCCGGCGGTTTTGGAGTCTGAATCCGAGCAGTGGTTTTCGGGTATCCAATTGCCATCGCCGTATATGCTGTTTAACGCCACGGTAAAGTCCAAGGATATACCTGCGGTGACGCATGTGGACGGCTCTGCGAGGGTACAAACGGTCAATGAAAGCGACGGAGCTTTCTACGATGTGCTCGTCGAGTTTTTCAGACTCACGAAGGTGCCGATTCTGTTGAATACGTCGTTCAATGGTCCGGGAGAGCCTATCGTTGAGACTCCATTCGATGCAGTTAAGTTCTTTATTGAGTCGGAGTTGGATGTTTTATACTTGGATTCATATAAACTGAAACGTATACCTACGACTAAGACATGTCGTCATCTCCTCGAACCCTCTAGAGCGACGGCAGTCAATGTGCAAACATTTATGGCCGAAATCGAAGAAGCCCAATGCCACCGCCGGGCTATCCCTTTCTTAGTAGAAGCCAATTACAGCGGATTCAATATCGTTCTCCATAAAGAACGATTCTGGGGGGTGCGGCGTGGTATTTCCCCGGAGAATCACGTGATGGAATTGGAGGAGTTGCAGGCGAGTCATGGCTATGAGAGCGTCATTGTGTGCGATTCGGTTGATGCCGTATGTGCGGCTATTGACCGCCTACAAAAGGTCGATCAGATTGAGGTGGTGCCGATAGAATTTTTCAAGCGCGTCGATGAACTAAGCTCACCGTTACTTGTTGAGTCGAGGCATGGGTTTAATCTTGTACGTTATAGAGAGAAGATCTGGGTGGTGGATCAATCAGCAGGGAGTGTAGATTTTCTTGATCCAGAACAGCTACAGCGCCTGACTGCTGCGGGTCAGCTTCTTAAGACACAAACCGTGGGAGAAGCTCAGGCGGCGATAGATCGAGTTCGTGCTCCCTATCTCGTCGAGTCCAAGGGAGGCTTCAATATCATAAGTTACAAAGGAAAGGGATGGGTTGTAGACCAGTCGGCAGGGGAAGTGGACTTTTACGATCGAGAACAACTACGAGATCTAGCGGCTACCGGGCGGCTTTTAGAGATGGAAAGTGTGGAAGAAGCAAGAACAGTGATAGATCGAGTGTCTAAGGAAGACGTCAGTTCGCCTCATATCGTCGAATCCCAGAGTGGGTTTAATATCATAAGCCATAAAGGAAAGGCCTGGGTCGTCGACCAATCGGTCGGTGTTGTGGAATTTCATGATCAGGAGCAGCTCCAGCGTCTCATGGCCGATGGCTTCATTACTAAAGTTGAAACCCTCAGTGAAGCAAGAGCTATCCTGGATGAAAACACTAAGAAATGTAGGGCTGGTGTAGTAAACGACTAAGCATCATCTGCTTCTTGGATGCATATTCCCCAAAAGTAAGCGTGAATTTTTAAGGGTTGGAAGTTTTTCAACCGTGGACGAGGTATTTTGCTCGTTCTGCATCGATTCAGAAGTTGTTATAGACCCCGCTCACATTGAGTTTGAATCGTTGGATACAGGAGAAAGGACCGATCAGTAAATGGATTTACGAAAATTTGGTATTACTCAGAATCAAGTTCAGGCGGCCAGAGAATGTCTGAACTATCAGCCATTCATTCTCAGTGATGAGATCATTACCGGAGTGGCCTACTCTTGGCTGCATCATCAAGATGGAGGGCGGCGAGCGTATGGGCTTCATGAGTTTGTGTTTGACCGCTCGGTCGAAGCAGAGGATGTGTGGCGTAAAGCCTATGACGCAAATAGGCGGCTTGCTACTATGTATGATTGCTTCCTTGATCGTATCGCGGAGAGGTTTCCAGGGTGCAGTCTTGCCGATATGGCATGCAATAACGGATATTTTGTTGTTGGTGCTGCCCTGCGCGGCTTACGAACGTGTACGGGGTTTGATCGTGCTGATTACAGTTCTTCTGTCTCATTTCTATGCTCACTCACCGGTGTGGACGTAGAGTTTAGGCATAGATCATACGATTCATGGAACCACACAGTTCAGGATTTTGCTCCTCATGATATTGTTGTGGCTTCGCAAATCATGCAGCATATTAGCGACCCATTATATTTTCTCTCATTTGTGGCAAGTCGAGCTAAAAAGGCTCTATTGCTTTTTACTGGAATGGGCGACACCGATGAGCTTTTAATGTATTACCAACAGCCTAACCGATTTTATAAGGATGCAAAATTCCCGGTATGTTTTGATAACGACGTTGGACTTTCCAGAGGACTATTGTTTAAAAGTTTAGATATGCTGGGATTCGATGAAATAACGGAGATTCCCTGGGAGGAATCCTGGTTGAATAAGTCGTGGTATGGATCTCAGAAAGTGTTACTGTGCGTGCGAAGTCAGCGCTCCTACTTTCATCATCATAAGAATGTCTAGCGCGTGTCATAAGCTTATATAAACGCTGATAATAAGGCGCTCATGCTTCGCCAGGCGGTTTTGTCTGTCTTCTTAAGTGATGTATGGGCTTTATGTCTTAGGTGTGAGTTGGTGAACGTTTTTGTGGTGAATCTGGTATGAGTGATCAGAAGAAGCTTTCAATCGCAGCGCCATGGAGTCTCAGTCATTACATCGCCTTGAATGGATTCCATCCCATCTATCGAGCGCTGTTCGATCATGCTCCCGCAAATATGCCGATTTTCACTTGGGATAATGTCAAGTTGTATCGCCGGTTTTCCTCTGATCCTAAAATACGGGAGGTAGTGCTGTCTGAAGCGAAGGCGGAGAGTGAGCTTTTAGATCGATGGTCGAGCGCATCTGTCGCTGAAATTTATCACGAATACTTGTGGCCGCCGAATCGTGTGCTGACGAATGAGTTAATGGGAGAGATCGAGTTCCACCACACGGCGCCGTTTCCTTCGCTTAAACGGCCCTTTGTCCTTCACTGCGAAATGTTCGCGCCCGTTTGGTTTCCATTTTCTCAGCAAGGCAGCGGTCGACTGGAGCGTGTCAATGAGATTCGGGAGCACTATCGAAGTATCTTTTCCAGTCCACTTTGTTTAGGAGTTTTTTCTCACGTTCCTGAAACGCTTCACGATCTAAGTCAATTTTTTTCTGACAGGAGCATCGACCAGAAGCTATTTCTCTCCCGAATCGGCTTGAGCGCAAAAGCCATTTCTGATCCAACCCTTCCTAAACAGTCCTCGCTGCACTGTCCCAGATTCTTGTTTGTGAATTCGGCGAACCAAAATCCGTCCAATTTTTTTCGACGAGGCGGGCATATCGTGTTACGGTTTTGGAAAGAGTATCTGGCTGAGGGGCGAAGCGGGCTTCTCATGCTGCGCTGTGCAAAGCCGAATGATGAAGATTTAGCTGAGTATGGTGTGGATGTTTCCTTTATCCGGTCTCAAACGGGTCGCAGTATCATTTGGGGGCAGGATTATCTGGCGAATCACGAAATAAATGCCTTGATGGCAAGCGCACATTTCTTTTTATTGCCCAGCGCATCCCTGCACTCGGTTTCCATTATGCAGGCTATGATGCTGGGTGCTATTCCTGTGGTTACTGATACTGTGGGAACGTCAGTGTATGTGACGGATACTGTGAACGGCATTGTTCTGCATGGTATGCGTGAGGCTATTTGGGATAAGGACGCGGTAACCGGTATTCTGGTGGATCGATATGGTAAAACGCCTATCCTCGACGATGATCTCGTCTCTCAACTGACTTGTCGCATGGGTAGCTTGTTGGATCGACCAGAGAGCTACAGCGACATGCGACATCGCATGATGAGCTTTGCGCACAAGCAGTTTTCTGGGCAGGCATTTAGCGATCAATTCTGGGGTGCAGTTTCATCCCTCTATGAGAGATTCTGCGAATCTAGCAGGGTGAACACCATAGGGCCGTGTCCGGAGAGACGGTCGCTTCTTGATTGTATGGTGCAGAGCAATGAATGGTCTCGAGTGTTCGAAAGCCCAACGCAACCTATGCAAAGGGTCAATACCGGATATAGCATGGTATGGGAGATGGGTGGAGCATTCATTCAAGCTTACGGCAACCCAAGTTTTAGACTGAGCGATTGGTCCGTGTTCGCAAAATATTACAGTACAGCTGCACCTCCCATCACCTTTGCGTACACGCTGGAAGAGTTGGGAGGACGCTATCTCAGCTTTAGCGGACATCCTGGTGAAGCTGTGATCAATGAGTCAATTGATGCGATTTCGAGAATACTTAAACCCTATCCGGTGTTACATCGACATGCCGGTCGTTTCTGGAGAGGAGTCCGTCGTGTTCACGCATACGTCTCGTCGAAATTTCTGAAGCCGAAAGTGGAAAACCCTGATAGGGCAGATCACTTCAATGTCGAACTTATCCGACACGGCGTAGCAGGCTACAATATTGTTCGCCACTTTGACCGGTATTACGCGATTCTCCAGAAAGAGGGCGCATTCAGTCCGACAAAGGCCGAGGCGGGGGGCTATTCATCGTGCTTGTCTGGATACTCGCTTGAGGAGGTAGAGCGCGCTATTGGAGCTGCCCAGGATTTCGAAGCGAGGCAGGCCGATTCCTACCAACGATCCCCGACAGGAACACTCAGTCGTGATTAAACCGGCCGTGGGCGTGGCACCCGTCCATCTGTGGATCTACAACCATCCCTTCTGTACGATCAGTGACCAAATAAGTTTCTTTGTCATGGCCTTGCAGCAGAAGGGCTATTCCGTTTCCGTTGGCCGAGAGCCTCGTCATGCGTCTCTCAATGTAATCATCGAGGGCTTCTCGTTGCGGAACAATAGAGACGTACTTATGGAGTTTTGTCAGTCATCGCGAAAGCGGGTTGCGGTGATTATGACCGAACATATGGATTTCGAACGTGGTCAGATGCTTTTTCACGGAGCTCCGCTTGGGACAGAAAACGACTACATGCATTCCGGAACAATCTTGGCACGGACCAGGAACCTTTTGGAGTGCTTGCCCTATCTTCGATGCTTCTTTGTTTTAGGGGATTTGCCGGAGCTACGGAATATCTCGACCATGTTGCCAGGCCTAGATGTACGTACGATCCCATTCCCCACAATCGACGGTGATCTATGCAGAGAGAATACGTCGTCTTCGGATGCCGTTCACGATCTCGTGTTTACGGGGGCCATGACGGACTATCGTACAAAGTGGCTCGGATTGTTGGAGGCAAGTGGTCTGTCAGTTATATGTCCGAAGAAATTTATCTCGAAAAATCGCCGCAATGCGATAAATCGATCGGGAAAAGTCATCGTGAACATTCCTCAACGGCAGGGTTGGAACTGGTTGTCTCTAATGCGTATTGTGGCTGGGCTTCAAACCGGCCGAGCCACTATTTCGCTAGGTACGCACGATAGTTCTCAAATATCATCCTGTTGTACTCAGCTGGATATTCGAGAACACGATTGGGTGGGTAAGGTCAAGGAGTGTGTCGGTGACTGGAAGTCGCTACATATTCGAGATTTAATGAGCTATTCAATTATGGCCAAAAAGTTTGAGGAGGCACGACCATTTCCTCATGATGTCTTTGAATACTGGAGCGTAACGGATCGAGTCTGCTACTGAAAATTTATTTTCCTCGACCTTCTTCCTAGAAGAAAACGGCCAGGGCAGCCTTTCCACCGGCTCTATGGAAGATGCGGCAGTGTGGATGGAGACGCGGTCCTGGTTTTGAACCTCGGATAAGGCCGGAAGAGGCTGGTGTATCCACCTGGGAAGGACAGTTCCTCCTCTTATATGCTCGACTGAAAATTGCGGATAAAGATGTACCTGCCACGACATGCGTGAGCTGCAAGCAATAGCAATGGCCCGCTCGGTAAAAAATTTGCCGTTGTCAGAGTCGAGTGCTTAAGCGGACAGGATGATCAGCACGGTAACGACTCTGCCTGTCAGAATCTCATCTTGAGGGATTTTTTCCGCAACAGTGTCATTGCTCGGTGGGGTGCGGCTTTTCTTGGCCCACACTTCTTGACAAGCGTCGGAGCATTGCCGCGCTATCTTTCGGATTGGGGTGTCTACCAGAGAGCTGCGCCACAAGCGCTCTCTTTCCGCGATTCCTATCCGTGCCTCGCCGACCGTGTCCTGGCCACACCGTTCGATCCGCACTATTTTTTTCAGGCTGCGTGGCTGGCACGGCGTCTGTACCGGACGGCACCTTCTCTTCACGTTGATATTGGTTCGAGCGTCATGATGCTCAACGTGCTAAGTGCCGGGATCAAGACCGTCTTCGTGGATTATCGTCCGCTCCAGGTTCAACTCTCAAACCTCATCCCGCTTGGTGGAGATATTGTTCGGTTGCCATTTCGTACGGGGAGCATCAAGTCGTTGTCGTGCCTGCATGTGCTCGAACATGTGGGACTTGGCCGATATGGTGATCCAATAGATCCAGATGGAAGTCACCGTGCGGCTGCGGAACTTCAGCGTGTGCTTGCAACCGGAGGGAGGTTGTTTCTGTCGGTTCCGGTCGGCCGTGAGCGGGTCTGCTTCAACGCACATCGGGTATTTGAGCCGAGCACGGTTCGTGGGCTCTTTCAGGGGTTGGAGCTTACGTCGTTCTCTCTTGTCGATGATGCCGGACGGTTTCACGAGGAAATCTCGCCGGAGGCGGTGGATCCCCTCGATTATGGATGCGGTTGTTTTGAGTTGGTGAAGACGCGTGAGTAGCGGGCTGCGTACCTGGCTCGCGAAGAGCGATGTATTTTCCTACAACGTCGTGTTGCGTGACCGTTGGATTGCACGACAGGCTTCGAAGTTACAGTCCGGCACGAGACTGCTCGATGTGGGAGCGGGATCTTGTCCCTACCGAAACCTGTTTGCGCATTGTGAGTACCGCTCCCAGGACTTGCGACCGCTACAGGGGGAGCAATTACGGTTCGGCGGCTATGGTCAGATCGATTACGTGTCTGATCTGGCGTCCATTCCTGTTCCTGAGAACAGCTTTGATGCGGTACTGTGTACCGAAGTACTGGAACATCATCCTGAACCGATTAAGGTCGTACACGAATTGGCGAGAATCATGCGACCTGGAGGAACGCTGATCCTGACGGCACCGCTGGGATCGGGAATCCACCAAGAGCCGTACCATTTTTATGGCGGGTACACACCCTGGTGGTACGAGCGTTTTCTGACGGCTGCGGGATTTGAGGAGATCACGATTGAGCCGAATGAGGGCTCGCTTCGATTTTTTGGCCAGGAGTCGTTGCGTTTCATTCGGACGACGAATCCGTTCGGTTCAGGTGTCCCGATTCGGACGCGAGCGTGGTGGCTCCCGATCTGGATCGCATTGTTGCCCGTCTTGGGTTTAATCGTACCGGTATCATGCACATGGTTGGATCAATTCGACCGCGAGCGACGCTTTACGGTCGGCTATCATGTCACCGCGCGGCGAGCTCGCTCGACGTAATGTATGAAGATTCTGTGCGTGATGGGAGAACATGCCTATGGCGATCCTTCGCGTGGCGAAGGGGTCGAACACGCACATTTTCTCCCGGCGTTGCGGCGACTCGGGCATCAGGTGACGTTCTTTGAATCATTTTCTCGAGAACCATACGAAAGTTTCACCGAGCTTAACCGCGCGTTGCTGAAACGGGTGGAGGAAACAGCACCAGACGTCGTTTTCTGTGTGCTGATGCAATACGAGGTGTGGATTGAAACCATCCGGCTGATTCGGAGCAGCGGGATCTCCGTCCTCAACTGGTCGACCGATGATTCATGGAAGTATTCGATGTTCTCCAAGTTGATCGGTACGGAGTTTGATCTCTTTGTGACGACATATCCGGAACTCGTTGGCCAGTATCACCGTGACGGGATAGGGAGCGTGTATGTCTCTCAGTGGGCCGCTAATGCCGAAACGCTGACGCCACCGGTGTCTGCCGGTTCATGCCGGTATGCGGTGAGTTTCGTCGGCGCGGCGTATGGAAATCGCCCCGCCATGATCAAAAAACTCCGTCAGGAAGGAATTGATGTCGCCTGTTTCGGCCATGGCTGGCCGGAAGGGCCGGTTGAGGCCAAGCGGGTCGGCGAGATCGTTCGAGAGTCACAGGTGAGTTTGAATTTCAGTGAAGGGGCGCATGGAAATACTCGGGGTGCGTCCGGTCGGCAGATCAAGGCCCGTGTTTTCGAAGTGCCGGGTTACGGAGGGTGTCTCTTGACTGAGCGGGCACCCAATCTGGAGCAATATTTTCGTATCGGAGAAGAAATCCTGTCGTTTGAGGGAGAAGACGAATTGGTTCGAGCGGTCAAGACCCTTCTTGCCCGTCCTGATCGACGGGACCAGGTTGCGCAGAATGGTTTTGAGCGGGTGCGACGCGAGCATACCTATGATCGCCGTTTTGATGAGATGCTCAAAGAGCTTTCCGGGCGGGTAAAGAAACGATCACGCGTGCCGATTGGGTGGTCGGTGTTTGAGGTTGCAGCCGGTGGCCATCGTCTGGGGCCGGTGCTTGCGACGATTCGTTCATTGTTGCTGGGGGTGGCATCTCTCATCTGGGGCAGGCAGCGAGGTCCACGAGCAGCGCGTCGGTTGGCCTTCGAACTGTCTTGGCGTCTCCGGGGAGCCTGGACCTATCGTGCTGCCGGGTGGCCCGGGCGACTCTTTTATCGAGAAAGCTGACGGTGCCGGATCCCCTGGTTTCAGTGGCCATGTCGGTGCATGACGGAGCCGGAACGGTCGCTGCGGCGATTCGCTCGATTCTCTGGCAGACGTTTCCTGACTGGGAACTGATTCTCGTCAATGACGCATCTACTGACGGGACTAGTGGTATTTGCCGTCGCTTCCAAGATCCGCGCATTCGCCTGATTGATGAGACGGAACAGAGAGGGCTGGCCGTGAGACTCAACCAGGCGGTCAATTCCGCACGGGGAAAGTATATCGCTCGTATGGATGCCGACGATATTGCCTATCCTGAGCGATTTGCCAGGCAGGTCGATTATCTCGAGTCTCATCCCATCATCGATTTGGTGGGGCACGGAGCCGTCTTGTTCAAGCAGAATGGAGAGGTCGTCGGGCTCTATCCGAGGGCGATCAGTCACGAAGACATTTGTCGGCGGCCCTGGTGGGGATTTCCATTTGCCCATCCGACGTGGATGGGCAAACGATCTTGGTTTCTGAACGAGCGATACGATGAACGGCTGATGAAGGGACAAGATCAGGAGCTACTTCTCCGAACCTATCGGAAGAGTCAATTTGCCGCCCTCCCGGAATGCTTGCTGGGCTATCGGATCGAAAACATATCCATCCAGAAATCGGCGAGGGGACGTGTGGCCTACTGCCGCCGGCTCCTGGTCGATATAGACGACCTCACTTCGTTGAGCCATGCGGTGAAGGGTATCGGGATCCATAGTATCGCGCTCGCACGAGATTTCGTCTTCGACCTGGCCGGAACAGTTGGGGAAAAATCCCGCAGGTCATTTCTTTCCGCAGATCAGTCGGTTCGGGCAGAGTGGGACGCAATTTGGCGCCGCTCAGTATCCGAACAGGCCTGTTCATGACGTAGTCAGCCGTTCGTTCTCTCGATACCTGTCTATCACGATGTGTGGATTTGCCGGTGTCTTAAACTACAAGCAGTCGGATCTCAGTCGGGTCGTGTCCAAGATGATCGAGGCGATTCGTCATCGAGGACCGGACGATTCAGGTGTATGGTGTGAACCATCCGTTGGACTGGGTATCGGGCATGCCCGGTTGTCGATTGTGGACCTGTCGTCTGCCGGTCATCAGCCGATGGCCTCGACTTCTGGTCGATATGTCCTTGCGTTCAACGGTGAAATTTACAACCATCTGGACCTGCGTGTGCAGCTCCCAAACAGATCCTGGCGTGGGCACTCGGACACGGAGACACTTCTAGGAGCTTTCGACACGTGGGGGGTCGAAAAAACTCTTCAAGCCAGCGTCGGTATGTTCGCCTTGGTCTTGTGGGATCGGGTTGAGCAACGGTTGATACTGGCTCGCGACCGAGTCGGAGAGAAACCGCTGTATTACGGGTGGTGCCGAGGATCCTTTCTGTTCGGCTCGGAACTGAAATCGCTGACGGCTTATTCGAATGCGGGTTTTGAAATCGATCGAAGCGCGTTGGCCTGTTACATGCGCTATGCCTATGTGCCCGCACCGCACTCGATCTATATCGGTATACGGAAACTGCTTCCTGGGACCTACCTCAGCATCTCGCCTGCTGATCCAGCCGGGCACTGGCCGCAACCTCAATCGTATTGGTCTGCCGTAGCGGTTGCTGCGCAGGATAGCCGAGCTGACTGGGATGATGGGATGGCCGTGGAGGAGCTGAACCGCCTGTTGAGTATCGCAGTCAAAGGGCAAATGGTTGCGGATGTGCCGCTCGGCGCATTCCTCTCGGGCGGCATCGATTCGTCTACGGTCGTCGCGCTGATGCAGGCGCAGTCTGCCAGGCCGGTAAAGACTTTTTCACTCGGCTTTGCCGAAGGTGACTACGACGAGGCGAAACATGCAAGGGAGGTTGCGACGCATCTCGGCACCGATCATACCGAATTGTATGTCACGCCGGGCGATGCGCTGGCCGTCATTCCGAAGTTACCGACCATCTATGATGAACCGTTCGGTGACTCGTCCGGAATTCCCACGTATCTGGTGGCGAAATTGGCGCGTCGCCAAGTCACGGTGTCCCTGTCCGGCGATGGCGGCGACGAATTGTTTGGAGGCTACAACCGCTATTTTTGGGCGCGATCAATCTGGGATCGGATCGGGACGGTGCCGGTGAGGATTCGCCGGTTGTTAGGGCATGTCCTGACCATCTACTCACCTGAGCGGTGGAATCGAGTAGGTCTGGCGATGCGGACAGTGTTGCCGAACCGTTTCCGGATGGCCGCGCTGGGGGATAAAATCCACAAGCTGGCCGAAGTGATTGATGTCGCCAGCCCCGAAGAGCTCTATCGACGACTGCTGTCTCAACACCGAGAGCCTGGGACATTGATAATCGGTGCGGAGGAATGTCCGATCTGGGCAGATGAGCAGGCTGCCCGGTTGGAGCGGGAAGACTTCAGCGAGAGCATGATGTTTCATGATCTTGTCGGCTATCTCACGGATGATATTCTGACCAAAGTGGATCGTGCGGCGATGGCCGTGAGTTTGGAAACGCGGATCCCCTTTCTCGATCATCGCCTCGTGGAGTTTGCCTGGAGATTGCCCCTGCATTTGAAGATCCGCAACGGACAAGGAAAATGGCTTGTGCGGCAGGTGCTTGACCGGTATGTGCCGCGTGCGTTGATCGAGCGTCCGAAGATGGGGTTTGGGATCCCGCTCGATTCATGGTTGCGAGGCCCCTTGCGCGATTGGGCTGAAGAATTGCTGAGCGAACACCGCCTTCGCCGGGAGGGGTATCTCTCTCCGGCGCTGGTTCGGCGCAAATGGGGGGAGCATGTATCGGGTCAGCGGAACTGGCAACACTGGCTATGGAATGTGCTGATGTTTCAAGCCTGGTTAAGGGATTATGACCGGTCGTCCACGACTGTTGTACCTCATCACTGAAGACTGGTATTTCTGGTCTCACCGGTTGGATCTGGCTCGTGCTGCACGAGATGCGGGGTTTGACGTGACCGTTGCCACTCGCGTGACGGACCATGGAGAGCGGATCCAAGCAGAAGGATTTCACGTGATCCCAATTTCGCTGTTCCGGCGGAGTCGCAACCTCCTTCGGGAGTTGGGTGCCGTCATGGAATTGATTGGCGTCTATCAGCGTGTTCAGCCGCATCTGGTTCATCATGTGGCGATGAAACCCATTCTCTACGGATCCCTGGCGGCCTGGATGGTTCGGGTGCCGGTCGTCCTCAACGCATTTGCCGGTCTCGGCTATCTGTTTACAGATTCTGAACGACAACGAGGAGGGCTGCATTGGATCCTCACAACGGCGTTACGATCGGCCATTGGAAGGAGTGGCTCAACGGTCCTATTTCAAAATGAGGCTGATCGCGACGAGTTGGTGCGGGCCGGTATTGTTCGAGCATTGCGCACCCGCATTATTGCCGGGTCAGGGATCGATGTCACCACGTTCTCGGTGAAGCCCTCTCCTCAGGGAACTCCCCTCGTTGTGTTGCCATCGAGGATGCTGTGGGATAAAGGGGCTGGAGAGTTTGTTGAGGCGGCCCGAGATCTCAAGGAAAAAGGAGTGGATGCTCGGTTTGTGCTCGTCGGCCGTTGTGACGAGGATAATCCGGCCGCCATCGAACGGGAACAATTAGCACGATGGGTTGCTGAAGGAGTCGTCGAGTGGTGGGGGCATCGGGACGACATGGCGGCTGTTTATGAAGGGGCGACGCTTGTCGTGCTGCCTTCCTATCGGGAAGGCCTGCCGAAAGTGCTTCTAGAGGCAGCGGCCTGTGGGAAAGCGATCGTGGCAACGGACGTTCCGGGCTGTCGGGATATTGTGAAGGATGGGGTCAACGGCGTTCTTGTTCCACCACGCGATTCATCCAGCCTTGCCAGGGGTATCGCCCACCTGCTGTCGGATCGACACATTCGTGAGACGATGGGAGCGAGGAGCCGCGAGATGGCTGTGGCCACCTGGGCCGGTC includes the following:
- a CDS encoding class I SAM-dependent methyltransferase, with product MSSGLRTWLAKSDVFSYNVVLRDRWIARQASKLQSGTRLLDVGAGSCPYRNLFAHCEYRSQDLRPLQGEQLRFGGYGQIDYVSDLASIPVPENSFDAVLCTEVLEHHPEPIKVVHELARIMRPGGTLILTAPLGSGIHQEPYHFYGGYTPWWYERFLTAAGFEEITIEPNEGSLRFFGQESLRFIRTTNPFGSGVPIRTRAWWLPIWIALLPVLGLIVPVSCTWLDQFDRERRFTVGYHVTARRARST
- a CDS encoding glycosyltransferase, which encodes MPDPLVSVAMSVHDGAGTVAAAIRSILWQTFPDWELILVNDASTDGTSGICRRFQDPRIRLIDETEQRGLAVRLNQAVNSARGKYIARMDADDIAYPERFARQVDYLESHPIIDLVGHGAVLFKQNGEVVGLYPRAISHEDICRRPWWGFPFAHPTWMGKRSWFLNERYDERLMKGQDQELLLRTYRKSQFAALPECLLGYRIENISIQKSARGRVAYCRRLLVDIDDLTSLSHAVKGIGIHSIALARDFVFDLAGTVGEKSRRSFLSADQSVRAEWDAIWRRSVSEQACS
- a CDS encoding glycosyltransferase, translated to MLRFWKEYLAEGRSGLLMLRCAKPNDEDLAEYGVDVSFIRSQTGRSIIWGQDYLANHEINALMASAHFFLLPSASLHSVSIMQAMMLGAIPVVTDTVGTSVYVTDTVNGIVLHGMREAIWDKDAVTGILVDRYGKTPILDDDLVSQLTCRMGSLLDRPESYSDMRHRMMSFAHKQFSGQAFSDQFWGAVSSLYERFCESSRVNTIGPCPERRSLLDCMVQSNEWSRVFESPTQPMQRVNTGYSMVWEMGGAFIQAYGNPSFRLSDWSVFAKYYSTAAPPITFAYTLEELGGRYLSFSGHPGEAVINESIDAISRILKPYPVLHRHAGRFWRGVRRVHAYVSSKFLKPKVENPDRADHFNVELIRHGVAGYNIVRHFDRYYAILQKEGAFSPTKAEAGGYSSCLSGYSLEEVERAIGAAQDFEARQADSYQRSPTGTLSRD
- a CDS encoding DUF268 domain-containing protein, with the protein product MRDFFRNSVIARWGAAFLGPHFLTSVGALPRYLSDWGVYQRAAPQALSFRDSYPCLADRVLATPFDPHYFFQAAWLARRLYRTAPSLHVDIGSSVMMLNVLSAGIKTVFVDYRPLQVQLSNLIPLGGDIVRLPFRTGSIKSLSCLHVLEHVGLGRYGDPIDPDGSHRAAAELQRVLATGGRLFLSVPVGRERVCFNAHRVFEPSTVRGLFQGLELTSFSLVDDAGRFHEEISPEAVDPLDYGCGCFELVKTRE
- a CDS encoding glycosyltransferase, which gives rise to MKILCVMGEHAYGDPSRGEGVEHAHFLPALRRLGHQVTFFESFSREPYESFTELNRALLKRVEETAPDVVFCVLMQYEVWIETIRLIRSSGISVLNWSTDDSWKYSMFSKLIGTEFDLFVTTYPELVGQYHRDGIGSVYVSQWAANAETLTPPVSAGSCRYAVSFVGAAYGNRPAMIKKLRQEGIDVACFGHGWPEGPVEAKRVGEIVRESQVSLNFSEGAHGNTRGASGRQIKARVFEVPGYGGCLLTERAPNLEQYFRIGEEILSFEGEDELVRAVKTLLARPDRRDQVAQNGFERVRREHTYDRRFDEMLKELSGRVKKRSRVPIGWSVFEVAAGGHRLGPVLATIRSLLLGVASLIWGRQRGPRAARRLAFELSWRLRGAWTYRAAGWPGRLFYRES
- the asnB gene encoding asparagine synthase (glutamine-hydrolyzing), which produces MCGFAGVLNYKQSDLSRVVSKMIEAIRHRGPDDSGVWCEPSVGLGIGHARLSIVDLSSAGHQPMASTSGRYVLAFNGEIYNHLDLRVQLPNRSWRGHSDTETLLGAFDTWGVEKTLQASVGMFALVLWDRVEQRLILARDRVGEKPLYYGWCRGSFLFGSELKSLTAYSNAGFEIDRSALACYMRYAYVPAPHSIYIGIRKLLPGTYLSISPADPAGHWPQPQSYWSAVAVAAQDSRADWDDGMAVEELNRLLSIAVKGQMVADVPLGAFLSGGIDSSTVVALMQAQSARPVKTFSLGFAEGDYDEAKHAREVATHLGTDHTELYVTPGDALAVIPKLPTIYDEPFGDSSGIPTYLVAKLARRQVTVSLSGDGGDELFGGYNRYFWARSIWDRIGTVPVRIRRLLGHVLTIYSPERWNRVGLAMRTVLPNRFRMAALGDKIHKLAEVIDVASPEELYRRLLSQHREPGTLIIGAEECPIWADEQAARLEREDFSESMMFHDLVGYLTDDILTKVDRAAMAVSLETRIPFLDHRLVEFAWRLPLHLKIRNGQGKWLVRQVLDRYVPRALIERPKMGFGIPLDSWLRGPLRDWAEELLSEHRLRREGYLSPALVRRKWGEHVSGQRNWQHWLWNVLMFQAWLRDYDRSSTTVVPHH